A window of Glycine soja cultivar W05 chromosome 2, ASM419377v2, whole genome shotgun sequence genomic DNA:
AGATTGATTAGTAGGATTAGCGTGAAtctataaaacattttttatttagttatggTACAATTAGAAAGAAAGACTATAATTTCACAAAGAAAGAGAGgaaagattataaaaaatttacagtaTATTATActgtataaatttttatgagAAATGCTTGTTGTTACGaatgaaattttgtaaaatctACACGAAACATGATTTCCGCAAATCTCACCTTAcagatattttttaatcaataaaagttaagaaaaatgttaaccATCCATGATTAAGTTCGTGCAATTCGTGTAGGATTTTTTTGGTAGCATATAGCAATGCTCATTTTAATATATCTTCATTATCTCTTGGGGCAAAACTTGATTGGGGCACACACGAGAGGCAGAGATTCTCTGTTTAGCAGTTAGCTCGCTCAGTATTGTCCTGTTTTCAAGCTTTAAAAACCGAATAATTTCCACCTAAAATCTTACTCATGAATTCAATATAGAGCAAATTTTGGATTAAATTCAACAGCATCTTATATATAATGTTttctacatataaaaaatatctagtGTTTTCCTCCTAAAATTAGGGGGTCAAGTTGCGCCACAGATTATCTCAGGTAAACCCAGTTAAAACAAATCAATATCGTTCCACTCTtgaattaattactaattaaagctttagagaaaaatacaggtttttattgtattttttttataacaatgacaaTAGGAACGAATTTAAGTTCTCATACATTTACCTCAACTTCTATCTTTTAGCCCAAACCTAATGGATTATTGTAATGTCTATTGGTATTTAATAGATTAGTATCTTTTTAATCGTGCGAAGGAATATgttgaaaagattaaaaaaatattatgttaaatatggttattaatacatatttttattaattaaaacataaaactatgagtaaaattcattaaaaattataaaaattacaaaatactgCAACTTCCATTCTCAATCAATAGTAAAAaaaggagggggggggggggggggggttaaaaAATGTTGTCCACTTCCCATCAAGATTTTGGTCAAAATTGGGGGTTCAGAAGTGTGCTATTAtcctttcaaaataaaaaagtgtgctgatatcaatttttaatacatagaagaaatattttaatttgtagtcCTACCTCTGACTTTCCAAATGAGTTAGAAATATGTACAGAATCAGAATAGTTAGTgaccttttttttctaaaatggtTGAAAATTTAAGTCAAGtattttttccacctttttgaCTGCAGTGAATCTAGTTATTATTCtagtatgaaaaaaataaacccACCAAGAAAAAATTTAGTACCACACTGACTAGTACAGAGTACTTCCCATTGAAAGCATTGTACATTGGTCTTGTTATGTGATGATATGAATCAAGATAGATAACCAAGCAGTTTGTGTCCACCAAAAGAAAACCCCTCAATAGCCatgggagagaaagagaagagaaacaagaacaagaagcaAAAGCACCAACACCCCAATGACCAAACCACAAAGCAGAACTCCGATTTCTCCTTCAAGCCAAGCTCAGAGGTAAAGGGTATCAAATTTGGAGGCCAGTTCATAGTGAAGTCCTTCACAATCAGAAGAGCAAGACCCTTAGAGCTTCTCAAGGTTCTTTCTTTCCCACCAACCAACAACACCAACAAACCAAAGGACAAGCTTCCTTTCCCTTCCACCACAGCATTCTTGCCCACAAACTTCACAATCTTGGCACACCATGCTTGGCACACCCTCACCCTTGGCCTTGGAACCAAGAAGTCCAAGGTGGTTCTCTTTGTGTTTGAAACTGAGGCCATGAAGGCCTCAGTGGACAGAATTTGGCCACCAGAGATAGCACTTGGTGATGTCAACAAGAGGCTCATAAGGGGCCTCAATGGATGTGAGATGGCAAGGTTCAAGTTCAGAAAAGGGTGCATAACTTTCTATGTCTATGCTGTTAGGCAACTTGGAAGCTTTGGCTTTTCCTGTGCTGAGGATCTAAGAACCATTCTTCAGTCTGTGGTGGAGCTTAAGGATTTCTTGGATCACACTGTCATGCTTTCCATGCCAAACCAAAGAAGCATCAGTTTCTCACAGTCACAACCCCAGGTAGCCATGGCTCATTAGGCTATAGCCGTGAATCAATCATCATTTCAtcagagtttatatatatatatatatatatatatatatatgtttccaAGTGCTTCCTTCCTCTCTTCACATTAACATCTGCATCTTCATTAGGGTCTTAAGAGATATATTTTGGCTTAATTTGTTAACTTGGTTTCCTAGTCTTTTGGAATTTTGGGAGGCTTATTATTGGTTTATTTGTTGATGTTTGAtctgtatttttcttttgaatttttggGGAAAATGAAAGTGTAATGTAGCATGAATAATGGTGGTACTAAATTGAAGGTTATACGGTGGATGACTGAATCCAGGTTGCATTTGTCCTTTTTGTTGACATCTGCTAATACAAATTTGTCAAGGGGGCGCAATTTATGCTTacttttttgttcttattacTAGTAATAGAATCTTAAGCTATTCCAGGCAGACATATTTTCCAGTAATTATTAATAGCGCACTTGAATTGTATATAGTTGaaatatatgttcttaatttattCACCACTATAACtttagaaatgaaaataattctCTCTAGCCCCCTCTTAAAATTATTCACCAAGTCTTGGCAAACACAAATACACAGTGAGTATTATTGCTGCTTCTACCAGTCGTAACCTGAGAAGAACTCACTTTCATTGTAATTAGACAAGGAAAGAAGTTTAGTAGTTGATAATTATGGTAGGAAACTCTTAATACTGTTTTCTATGTAGATTatagtatattattatataacacATTATAATCAAATCAAACCTAATGTTTCTTGAAAGGTTGTTAACTAACGTCTACGATAGTACATGTACTTATTTTGCTCACTAGTTTACTAAGATGTTTACAGcgaaatgtaaattttaaacATACATTCAAGGTATGGACGGAATTAATGGAAGCAAGAATTTGCAACTACTACTGAGTAATCTATAGAGACAAAAACTGCCCAATTCAT
This region includes:
- the LOC114385110 gene encoding uncharacterized protein LOC114385110; translated protein: MGEKEKRNKNKKQKHQHPNDQTTKQNSDFSFKPSSEVKGIKFGGQFIVKSFTIRRARPLELLKVLSFPPTNNTNKPKDKLPFPSTTAFLPTNFTILAHHAWHTLTLGLGTKKSKVVLFVFETEAMKASVDRIWPPEIALGDVNKRLIRGLNGCEMARFKFRKGCITFYVYAVRQLGSFGFSCAEDLRTILQSVVELKDFLDHTVMLSMPNQRSISFSQSQPQVAMAH